In one window of Paenarthrobacter nicotinovorans DNA:
- a CDS encoding FdhF/YdeP family oxidoreductase, with amino-acid sequence MGRKQHPIEDSDAELSVGTPKRSAGGLPSLTETLPHAMSSMGPVRAWKTLRAVNQKDGFDCMSCAWPDPPERKRAEFCENGAKAIGWEAEPLRIPAAFWAENTLASLAHRPEYWLGQQGRLVEPVYKAAGADRYVPIGWDEAFGIIAQELNALESPDQATFYTSGRTSNEAAFLYQLFVRAFGTNNLPDCSNMCHESTGVAMGETIGVGKSAITYKDFAASDLIIIMGQNPGTCHPRMLTALEEAKQAGAKIVAVNPLPEAGLINFRNPQRPRGLVGKGTDLADQFLQIRLAGDMALLQAVSKRVLDAESAAPGTVLDRAFIDTQCQGFVGFAAHLATLGESEVLAATGLSSDEIDELAGSYLHAGKVIITWAMGLTQHKKAVSTIKEIINLLLLRGNIGKPGAGPSPIRGHSNVQGDRTMGIWEKMPPRFLAALRDEFGFDPPRNPGVDAVDSIRGMRDGRIKVLVALGGNLVHAISDTAVAEEAVRRTRLSVQISTKLNRSHVVVGEQALILPALGRTEIDRQGGVAQFVTVEDTVCAVHSSAGTLEPIAAGVMSEVAIVTRLAEAVLGAKVPVDWSGLRSDYDAIRDHIAHVVPGFDGFNDRIRQKDGFVLPHGPRDSRTFPTPSGKAMFTVNDLETIELPKGRLILQTIRSHDQFNTTMYSLNDRYRGIRKGRMVLFVNPQDLGELGHEDGSYVDVHSEADDGVDRVLRQLRVVAYPTARGCAAAYYPEANVLVPLDSTADESNTPASKSVIIRLEPAAAPEFEGAAGKEG; translated from the coding sequence ATGGGCCGGAAACAGCATCCCATAGAGGATTCCGACGCGGAACTGAGCGTCGGTACACCCAAACGGTCCGCTGGTGGTTTGCCGAGCTTGACTGAGACACTGCCGCACGCCATGTCGTCCATGGGGCCGGTGAGGGCCTGGAAGACACTCCGGGCTGTCAACCAAAAAGACGGCTTTGACTGCATGAGCTGTGCGTGGCCCGATCCACCCGAACGCAAACGCGCTGAATTTTGTGAGAATGGCGCCAAAGCCATCGGCTGGGAGGCGGAGCCGCTCAGGATCCCTGCCGCTTTCTGGGCGGAAAATACCTTGGCTTCGTTGGCGCACCGGCCGGAGTATTGGCTCGGCCAGCAGGGCCGTCTGGTGGAACCGGTGTACAAAGCTGCAGGCGCGGACCGGTATGTGCCCATTGGCTGGGACGAGGCGTTCGGAATCATCGCACAGGAGTTGAACGCCCTTGAGTCGCCGGACCAGGCTACGTTCTATACGAGCGGGCGGACCAGCAACGAGGCCGCCTTCCTCTACCAACTGTTCGTACGGGCATTCGGGACGAACAACCTTCCCGACTGCTCAAATATGTGCCACGAGTCCACTGGCGTTGCCATGGGCGAGACGATCGGTGTAGGCAAATCAGCGATTACGTACAAGGATTTCGCGGCATCGGACTTGATCATCATCATGGGACAGAACCCGGGCACCTGCCATCCACGGATGCTGACCGCGTTGGAAGAGGCCAAACAGGCGGGCGCGAAGATCGTGGCCGTGAATCCCCTGCCGGAAGCGGGCCTGATCAATTTCCGGAACCCCCAGCGTCCCCGGGGCCTGGTTGGAAAGGGCACGGACCTGGCGGACCAGTTCCTGCAGATCCGCTTGGCCGGCGACATGGCGTTGTTGCAAGCAGTATCCAAGCGGGTCCTTGATGCTGAAAGCGCGGCGCCCGGGACAGTCCTGGACAGGGCCTTCATCGATACCCAATGCCAGGGTTTCGTGGGTTTTGCCGCGCACCTGGCAACACTGGGCGAAAGCGAAGTCCTTGCCGCGACAGGGCTGAGCAGTGACGAAATCGATGAACTCGCTGGAAGCTACCTCCACGCCGGAAAAGTCATCATCACCTGGGCCATGGGGCTGACCCAGCATAAGAAGGCCGTGTCCACCATCAAAGAGATCATTAACCTCCTGCTGCTGCGCGGTAACATCGGCAAGCCGGGAGCCGGTCCGTCTCCCATCAGGGGCCACAGCAATGTCCAGGGCGACCGGACCATGGGCATTTGGGAAAAGATGCCACCACGGTTCCTTGCCGCCCTGCGGGATGAGTTCGGCTTCGATCCGCCCCGGAATCCCGGCGTTGACGCAGTGGACAGCATCCGCGGTATGCGGGACGGCAGGATCAAAGTGTTGGTGGCGCTCGGTGGCAACCTCGTCCACGCGATTTCGGACACCGCAGTGGCGGAGGAAGCCGTCAGGCGGACGCGCTTGTCCGTGCAGATCTCCACCAAGCTGAACCGGTCACATGTGGTGGTTGGTGAGCAGGCGCTGATCCTGCCCGCTTTGGGACGCACGGAGATAGACCGGCAGGGTGGGGTTGCACAGTTCGTCACTGTGGAGGACACGGTCTGCGCGGTGCACAGCTCCGCCGGTACGTTGGAGCCGATCGCTGCCGGCGTGATGTCCGAGGTCGCCATTGTTACCCGTTTGGCTGAAGCGGTCCTTGGCGCCAAGGTGCCGGTTGATTGGTCGGGTTTGCGGTCCGACTACGACGCCATCCGCGACCATATCGCGCACGTTGTGCCAGGTTTTGACGGCTTCAATGACCGTATTCGCCAGAAAGATGGCTTTGTTCTGCCGCACGGACCCAGGGACAGCCGGACGTTCCCGACCCCCTCCGGAAAGGCCATGTTCACGGTCAATGATCTGGAGACCATCGAGCTGCCGAAAGGGCGGCTGATTTTGCAGACCATCCGGTCCCATGACCAGTTCAACACCACGATGTATTCGTTGAACGACCGCTACAGGGGTATCAGGAAGGGGCGCATGGTTCTGTTCGTCAATCCCCAGGACCTTGGGGAGTTGGGTCATGAGGACGGTTCCTACGTGGACGTTCACAGCGAGGCCGACGACGGCGTGGACCGGGTTCTCCGTCAACTGCGGGTGGTTGCGTACCCGACCGCCAGGGGCTGCGCGGCTGCGTACTACCCCGAAGCGAACGTTCTCGTCCCGCTGGACTCGACAGCAGACGAAAGCAACACACCTGCTTCGAAGTCGGTGATTATTCGCCTTGAGCCGGCCGCCGCCCCGGAGTTCGAGGGGGCGGCCGGCAAGGAGGGTTGA
- a CDS encoding lipoate--protein ligase family protein — protein MQAAAETRKQLTVYRQQESLGAAGDLDFALELLKRARGGQLGPSLRLYRPEPTVAFGQRDANLPGFAAAETACRELGFEPLIRKAGGRAAAYHQGSLVIDHIEPHPDAIVRAKARFAEFGELLASALRSVGVHAAVGEIPGEYCPGEFSVHGEDPDFPAHRIKLIGTAQRVVSGGWLFSSVIVVENSGPIRDVLTASYGALGLEWDPATAGAANDLVPHLDVTTVEAAVVEAYRGYADVVDGDFRSLAG, from the coding sequence ATGCAGGCAGCCGCCGAAACCCGCAAGCAGCTCACGGTTTACCGGCAACAGGAATCCCTCGGAGCTGCCGGCGACCTCGATTTTGCCCTGGAACTGTTGAAGCGTGCCCGCGGTGGCCAGCTGGGCCCTTCCCTTCGCTTGTACCGTCCCGAACCCACGGTCGCGTTCGGCCAGCGGGACGCCAACCTGCCGGGATTCGCCGCTGCGGAAACAGCCTGCCGGGAGCTGGGCTTCGAACCACTCATACGCAAGGCAGGCGGCCGTGCTGCCGCGTATCACCAAGGCAGCCTGGTGATAGACCACATCGAGCCGCATCCGGACGCCATTGTCCGTGCAAAGGCGCGCTTCGCGGAGTTCGGGGAGCTGCTGGCCAGTGCCCTTCGCAGCGTTGGCGTCCATGCCGCCGTCGGCGAGATCCCGGGGGAGTACTGCCCGGGTGAGTTCAGCGTGCACGGCGAGGACCCTGATTTTCCCGCCCACCGGATCAAGCTCATCGGCACCGCCCAGCGGGTGGTCTCCGGCGGCTGGTTGTTCAGTTCGGTGATCGTGGTGGAAAACTCCGGGCCCATCCGGGACGTGCTCACAGCCAGTTACGGCGCACTCGGCCTGGAGTGGGACCCGGCAACTGCCGGCGCTGCCAATGATCTGGTGCCGCATCTGGATGTCACCACCGTGGAGGCCGCCGTCGTCGAGGCTTACCGCGGTTATGCGGACGTGGTCGACGGCGACTTCCGCAGTCTTGCGGGTTGA
- a CDS encoding thioesterase family protein — translation MTTALPELADGDFYYESLGDGRFRSTIHAQGAWNPHEQHMAPASGILADALVRYEPRDDVRLARISYEILGLIPGGEFQVTTSTLRPGKTIELIQAELSAAGRVAIRAAAWRMITSDTSAVAAVEDEPLPAPDECKPWDGASVWPGGYIRSLEMRLAEGHRPGSGKVWIRTSHPLTDQADSTDLARLMGLVDTANGIAARVPPGEDSYIFPNVDLQIHMYRSPSGEWLGLDNKVSFGADGIGLTSTVLHDVHGPFGRAEQILTLRKS, via the coding sequence TTGACTACTGCATTACCGGAACTGGCGGACGGTGATTTCTACTACGAATCATTGGGTGATGGCCGTTTCCGCTCGACGATCCACGCCCAAGGCGCCTGGAATCCGCACGAACAACACATGGCACCGGCCTCGGGCATCCTCGCCGATGCCCTGGTTCGGTATGAGCCCAGGGACGATGTCCGTCTTGCCCGGATCAGCTATGAAATCCTGGGCCTCATCCCCGGTGGCGAGTTTCAGGTCACCACCTCGACGCTGAGGCCGGGAAAGACCATCGAACTGATTCAGGCTGAACTTTCAGCAGCCGGTCGCGTGGCCATTCGGGCTGCGGCCTGGCGGATGATCACCAGCGATACCAGCGCGGTTGCGGCGGTGGAGGACGAACCCCTGCCTGCCCCGGACGAATGCAAGCCCTGGGATGGTGCCAGTGTTTGGCCAGGCGGGTATATCCGGTCCCTGGAGATGCGTCTTGCCGAGGGGCACCGACCCGGTTCGGGAAAGGTCTGGATCCGGACGTCCCATCCGCTGACGGACCAGGCGGACAGCACGGACCTGGCCAGGCTGATGGGCCTCGTGGATACTGCCAACGGTATTGCGGCACGTGTTCCGCCTGGCGAAGACAGCTACATCTTCCCGAACGTTGACCTGCAGATCCACATGTATCGCTCGCCCTCCGGCGAATGGCTGGGCCTGGACAACAAGGTCTCGTTTGGCGCCGATGGAATCGGGTTGACCTCCACGGTCCTTCATGACGTCCACGGGCCCTTCGGCAGGGCCGAGCAGATCCTGACGCTGAGGAAAAGCTGA
- a CDS encoding DedA family protein, with protein MDQIMSLPFGVALAALFAIVMIRVNVTYWIGRGAVAGFSHTRFGASLERPKAARAQALIQRWGPYAVVLSFLTIGLQTAINLAAGVARMPLRRYLPAAIAGSVIWAFLYATIGLAALEAWLAVAATSPLGAAIGLVVVAAAVVWVVVIRRRRAARKSADTVV; from the coding sequence GTGGACCAGATCATGAGTTTGCCCTTCGGCGTCGCCTTGGCAGCGCTGTTCGCCATCGTCATGATCCGTGTCAATGTCACGTACTGGATTGGTCGTGGGGCGGTTGCCGGCTTTTCCCATACCCGTTTCGGCGCATCGCTGGAGCGGCCCAAAGCGGCCCGCGCCCAAGCCCTCATACAGCGATGGGGACCCTACGCCGTCGTTCTTTCTTTCCTGACCATCGGCCTGCAGACGGCCATCAACCTGGCCGCCGGAGTGGCGCGCATGCCACTGAGGCGTTACCTGCCGGCCGCCATAGCGGGATCGGTGATCTGGGCTTTCCTCTATGCGACCATTGGGCTCGCAGCGCTTGAGGCATGGCTGGCTGTCGCCGCAACATCGCCGCTTGGAGCGGCCATCGGCTTGGTTGTGGTGGCTGCCGCGGTTGTCTGGGTAGTTGTGATCCGCAGGCGTCGGGCGGCACGCAAATCAGCGGATACAGTGGTCTGA
- a CDS encoding coiled-coil domain-containing protein encodes MDLHEAAQELYAVLPRDFTSARTSLVRAAKEDGNKELAQEIGRLPKPAAGAWAINMLAAHRPEVIDGVVRFGASLRAAQEESDAAAFRELSQQRQGQLTSAVHAAKDLADELGAPLSAAAASDVEQTLRAAMADAGAARAVGTGRLVRGLSGSGFESVDLTDAVAAASAEDIAGSGSAAGTEAGPAAEPVRKKAAAAKEAANKEKEPKEQAPKEQATSLADRRAAKRQAALKQAQDEFQAADREAQDAEKKASEAWEAVNELARRRADVEAEIAEVKKRLASLEADLIGLARDADSAESGKKLAVRTATQLRRSADQAQRRVDRLG; translated from the coding sequence ATGGATCTCCATGAGGCCGCCCAGGAGCTGTACGCCGTGCTGCCTCGCGACTTCACCTCCGCACGAACGTCGTTGGTGCGCGCGGCCAAAGAAGACGGTAACAAGGAACTCGCACAAGAGATTGGCCGCCTGCCCAAGCCGGCCGCCGGCGCCTGGGCCATCAACATGCTGGCGGCCCACAGGCCGGAGGTGATTGACGGCGTCGTGCGTTTCGGCGCATCCCTGCGCGCCGCCCAGGAAGAATCGGATGCCGCGGCGTTCCGCGAACTCAGCCAGCAGCGGCAGGGGCAATTGACGTCCGCCGTCCACGCCGCAAAGGATCTTGCCGATGAATTGGGCGCGCCACTGAGCGCGGCCGCGGCATCGGACGTGGAACAAACGCTCAGGGCAGCCATGGCCGACGCCGGAGCCGCGCGGGCCGTAGGCACGGGGAGACTGGTGCGCGGGCTGAGCGGAAGTGGCTTCGAGTCCGTAGACCTGACGGACGCCGTCGCAGCGGCCTCTGCGGAGGACATCGCTGGCTCCGGCAGCGCGGCGGGGACCGAAGCAGGGCCGGCCGCGGAGCCAGTCCGGAAGAAAGCAGCTGCTGCCAAGGAAGCGGCAAACAAGGAAAAGGAACCGAAGGAACAAGCACCCAAGGAACAAGCAACTTCCCTGGCCGATCGCCGCGCGGCAAAACGTCAGGCTGCCTTGAAGCAGGCCCAGGACGAATTCCAGGCCGCCGACAGGGAGGCACAGGACGCCGAGAAGAAAGCTTCCGAGGCTTGGGAGGCCGTTAACGAACTGGCTCGCCGCCGCGCGGACGTCGAGGCGGAAATTGCCGAGGTGAAGAAACGCCTGGCGTCGCTGGAAGCCGACCTCATTGGCCTTGCGCGTGATGCGGACTCCGCGGAGTCCGGCAAGAAGCTCGCAGTCAGGACAGCAACCCAACTCCGACGCAGCGCAGACCAGGCCCAGCGCCGCGTCGACCGGCTTGGCTAG
- a CDS encoding FAD-dependent oxidoreductase, which yields MKSLWLDRESRFASDAVPEEKHFDTIVVGAGLTGMVAALLLSRSGQRVVVFEARTLGAVTTGNTTGKVSLLQGGALSALRGQYPLKVVRAYVEANKTGQAWLTQYMEQQGVPFQRRTAVTFATTDDGGQRLRKEAAVSRDAGLDVHFSRDPGLPFPVVEALELEDQAQIHPMDVLETLATDIREHGGLIVEGVQVRNVGSELPLGVSTSRGTFTADTVVVATGTPILDRGLYFAKLEPNRSYAAALRMPGHIPQGMYLSIDAPTRSQRTYPAPDGELLLVGGYGHTAGRAMSPQSHLDDLLGWANQHYPGAEVTHRWSAQDYQATNLMPFFGKLPRGRGRIFFGTGYNKWGMSNGVAAALSITSDILGGQSDWATTIHHRVTSPQGAFQAVRLNASTAKRMIEDKAKVRKNPEITDETHPPEGTGVVGLYKGEPAAVSTVDGKVCMVSASCAHLGGLLTWNDAEKSWDCPLHGSRFTPEGTYLEGPATHDLDKTVGKKAKD from the coding sequence ATGAAATCGCTGTGGTTGGACAGGGAGTCCCGCTTTGCATCCGATGCCGTCCCCGAAGAAAAGCACTTTGACACGATAGTTGTGGGTGCCGGGTTGACGGGCATGGTGGCGGCATTGTTGTTGTCCCGTTCCGGTCAGCGCGTGGTGGTCTTCGAGGCGCGCACCTTGGGGGCGGTGACCACCGGCAACACCACGGGCAAAGTGAGCCTCCTGCAAGGTGGGGCGTTGTCGGCCCTGCGCGGCCAATATCCGCTCAAAGTGGTCCGGGCCTATGTCGAAGCCAACAAGACGGGGCAGGCGTGGCTCACCCAGTACATGGAGCAGCAGGGCGTCCCCTTCCAGCGCCGGACCGCGGTCACCTTCGCCACCACGGACGACGGCGGCCAGCGGCTCCGGAAGGAAGCTGCCGTTTCGCGGGACGCGGGTTTGGATGTCCATTTCAGCCGCGATCCCGGATTGCCGTTCCCGGTTGTGGAGGCGCTGGAGCTGGAAGACCAGGCCCAGATCCACCCCATGGATGTCCTGGAGACCCTCGCCACTGATATCCGGGAACACGGTGGCCTGATCGTCGAAGGCGTGCAGGTCCGGAATGTGGGCTCAGAACTGCCCCTTGGGGTTTCCACCAGCCGGGGCACGTTTACGGCCGACACTGTTGTGGTGGCCACGGGAACGCCCATCCTTGACCGCGGCCTGTACTTCGCCAAGCTGGAACCCAACCGTTCCTACGCGGCCGCCCTTCGCATGCCAGGCCACATACCCCAAGGGATGTACCTGTCCATTGACGCGCCCACCCGGTCCCAGCGTACCTATCCCGCTCCTGACGGCGAGTTGCTGCTGGTTGGCGGATACGGCCACACTGCGGGCCGCGCGATGTCGCCGCAGTCGCATCTCGATGACCTGCTGGGATGGGCCAACCAGCACTACCCCGGCGCCGAGGTCACCCACAGGTGGTCGGCACAGGACTATCAGGCAACCAACCTCATGCCGTTCTTCGGCAAGCTGCCCCGGGGGCGCGGAAGGATCTTCTTCGGCACCGGCTACAACAAGTGGGGGATGAGCAACGGCGTCGCCGCAGCATTGTCCATCACCTCTGACATTCTGGGTGGCCAGTCCGACTGGGCCACCACCATCCATCACCGGGTGACGTCACCCCAAGGGGCCTTTCAAGCCGTGAGGCTCAACGCCAGTACCGCGAAACGAATGATCGAAGATAAGGCGAAAGTCAGGAAGAACCCCGAAATTACAGACGAGACGCATCCACCCGAAGGGACCGGCGTCGTCGGGTTGTACAAAGGCGAACCCGCCGCGGTTTCCACCGTCGACGGCAAGGTCTGCATGGTCTCCGCCAGCTGTGCCCACTTGGGCGGCCTGCTGACCTGGAACGACGCCGAGAAATCATGGGACTGCCCGCTTCACGGTTCAAGGTTCACGCCCGAAGGGACATATCTTGAGGGGCCGGCAACCCATGACCTGGACAAGACGGTGGGCAAGAAAGCGAAGGACTAG
- a CDS encoding DNA alkylation repair protein codes for MSEAGEFVDYTLQMESTWERAEEASARLGEALKVYGASVGAVRGTIRDALKRYKNLGHDEITALSSELWEQPVFERRLAAVVLLQSKVGVLINTDLTRIEGFIRQSGTRELVNPLATDVVGPLLARLEGRARERAERVLERWAEDPDPELRRAAALASGAATP; via the coding sequence GTGAGTGAAGCTGGCGAATTCGTGGACTACACCCTGCAGATGGAATCGACGTGGGAGCGGGCAGAAGAGGCCAGTGCGCGTCTCGGCGAAGCCTTGAAAGTGTATGGCGCCTCCGTGGGGGCCGTTCGCGGGACAATCCGGGATGCGCTGAAGCGTTACAAGAACCTCGGCCATGACGAGATCACGGCGCTCAGCTCCGAATTGTGGGAACAGCCGGTCTTTGAGCGCCGTCTGGCCGCGGTGGTGTTGCTGCAGAGCAAAGTAGGTGTCCTCATTAACACAGACCTCACCCGGATCGAAGGCTTTATCAGGCAGTCCGGCACCAGGGAGCTGGTGAACCCGCTTGCCACTGATGTGGTGGGTCCGCTGCTGGCACGGCTGGAAGGCCGGGCAAGGGAACGCGCTGAACGCGTGCTGGAGCGCTGGGCTGAAGATCCCGACCCTGAGCTTCGGCGAGCAGCGGCATTGGCCTCAGGTGCTGCCACCCCTTGA
- a CDS encoding PDDEXK nuclease domain-containing protein, with protein sequence MPSKELATEASFPGVPAASSMPDWYPTLLNTVAREIRVGRTRAQAAANSELLNSYWSIGRQLAERESEQGWGAKVVTRLSADIRTRFPEAKGFSPRNLRYMKSFAQAWPDFPMLQAPLATLPWYHQIALLEKLDDAATRLWYAAAAARHGWSRNVLTHQISTRLHERSGQAITNFKATMVPADSDLAQQATKDPYVFDFLSMTDRHTERDLELQLVKHVEKFLLELGQGFAFVGEQVRLEIAGDEFFADLLFYHLKLRCYMVIELKAVKLEPGFLGQLGMYMAAVDDLMAHPDDKPTIGLLLCKEKNSVVAEYALRGFSAPVGIAEWRTSLADSLPEELVASLPSIEALEAELASEAARLRG encoded by the coding sequence ATGCCGTCCAAAGAGCTCGCAACCGAGGCCTCGTTTCCAGGCGTGCCGGCTGCGTCCTCCATGCCCGATTGGTACCCCACACTGCTCAACACCGTGGCCCGGGAAATCCGGGTGGGCAGGACCCGCGCCCAGGCCGCTGCCAACTCGGAGTTGCTGAACTCGTACTGGAGCATCGGACGCCAGCTCGCCGAGCGTGAATCCGAGCAAGGCTGGGGAGCAAAGGTGGTCACCCGCTTGTCCGCCGACATCCGCACCAGATTCCCTGAAGCCAAGGGCTTCTCCCCCAGGAACCTGCGCTACATGAAGAGCTTCGCCCAGGCATGGCCCGACTTTCCAATGTTGCAAGCGCCGCTTGCAACATTGCCCTGGTACCACCAGATCGCCTTGCTCGAAAAGCTCGACGACGCCGCAACGCGGCTTTGGTACGCAGCGGCGGCTGCCCGGCATGGCTGGTCGCGCAACGTGCTGACGCACCAGATCTCCACCCGCCTGCACGAGCGGTCAGGGCAAGCGATCACCAACTTCAAGGCCACCATGGTCCCCGCGGACTCGGACCTCGCCCAGCAGGCAACCAAGGACCCCTATGTCTTTGACTTCCTATCCATGACTGACCGTCACACCGAACGGGACCTGGAGCTGCAGTTGGTGAAGCACGTGGAGAAATTCCTTTTGGAACTGGGCCAGGGTTTTGCTTTTGTGGGCGAGCAGGTCCGGCTGGAGATTGCCGGCGACGAGTTCTTCGCCGACTTGCTGTTCTACCACCTGAAACTGCGCTGCTACATGGTGATCGAGCTGAAGGCCGTGAAGTTGGAGCCCGGCTTCCTCGGCCAGTTGGGTATGTACATGGCAGCGGTGGATGACCTCATGGCACACCCTGACGACAAACCCACGATCGGGTTGCTGTTGTGCAAGGAGAAAAACAGCGTCGTGGCCGAGTACGCCTTACGCGGCTTCAGCGCACCTGTGGGCATCGCGGAGTGGCGGACTTCCCTGGCCGACTCGTTGCCCGAGGAGTTGGTTGCGAGCCTGCCCAGCATTGAGGCCTTGGAAGCCGAGCTGGCAAGTGAGGCTGCCCGGCTACGGGGTTAG
- a CDS encoding HNH endonuclease — protein sequence MGRKPERPVGAGVSAALMPVPSDREFPAVPGSATPSSISRDLINQLRVLEDMKSAISGLQAKITVAFDLAQRAEQAEAGVPASERGKGVGAQVALARRESPNRGSRLLGLARALVTEMPHTMAAVDAGLLNEWRATLLVKETACLSVEDRAAVDEELAPDTGTFEGAGDKAIIAAAKAAAYRRDPRSVTQRAAANERTVSLRPAPDTMTILTALLPVAQGVAAYAALTRAADSARSRPGGEQRGRGQVMADTLVERITGSSAGYSGIDLQLVMTDRTLLANDSEPARLTGYGVVPAQWARDLVSTTKTLGDPDSDFHVWLRRLYTAPGTGELIAEDSRSRFFPQGMRRFIEVRDNLCRTPYCDAPIRHIDHIVPWRRGGSTSLDNGAGLCEACNHTKENPGWSSKTEPGRNDTDSVHTLEVRTPTGHSYRSQAPPLPGHLRVTAGGT from the coding sequence ATGGGACGAAAGCCGGAGAGACCAGTGGGTGCAGGAGTCAGCGCCGCGCTGATGCCGGTTCCGTCTGACCGGGAGTTCCCCGCCGTTCCAGGCTCAGCCACTCCCAGCTCGATAAGCAGGGATCTGATCAACCAACTGCGGGTACTGGAAGACATGAAGTCGGCCATCTCGGGACTTCAGGCCAAAATCACTGTGGCCTTCGACCTTGCCCAACGCGCTGAGCAGGCTGAGGCCGGAGTCCCGGCTTCCGAGCGTGGCAAGGGTGTAGGCGCGCAAGTGGCGCTCGCCCGGCGGGAATCCCCAAACCGTGGCTCCCGACTCCTTGGCTTGGCCCGGGCATTGGTCACGGAGATGCCACACACCATGGCCGCCGTGGATGCGGGACTGTTGAATGAGTGGAGAGCCACCCTACTCGTCAAGGAGACCGCCTGCTTGTCCGTTGAGGATCGGGCGGCCGTGGATGAAGAGCTCGCGCCGGATACCGGAACCTTCGAAGGCGCCGGGGACAAGGCCATCATTGCCGCTGCTAAAGCCGCAGCCTATCGCCGTGATCCGCGTTCGGTAACCCAGCGGGCTGCCGCGAATGAGAGGACCGTGAGTCTGCGGCCGGCACCTGACACGATGACCATCCTGACCGCCCTGCTTCCGGTAGCCCAAGGCGTCGCAGCCTACGCGGCACTCACGCGGGCCGCCGACTCAGCCCGGTCCCGTCCTGGTGGTGAGCAACGCGGTCGGGGCCAAGTTATGGCCGACACCCTGGTTGAGCGGATCACCGGTTCATCCGCCGGCTATTCCGGGATTGACCTGCAGCTGGTGATGACAGACCGCACCCTCCTGGCCAACGACTCCGAACCGGCGCGGCTGACCGGCTATGGGGTTGTCCCCGCCCAGTGGGCCAGAGACCTTGTATCCACAACGAAGACCCTCGGCGATCCCGACAGTGATTTCCATGTTTGGCTTCGCCGCCTCTACACAGCCCCCGGCACCGGGGAGCTCATCGCCGAGGACTCGAGGTCCCGCTTCTTTCCGCAGGGAATGCGCCGCTTCATAGAGGTTCGTGACAACCTGTGCCGGACACCGTACTGCGACGCGCCCATTCGGCACATCGACCACATAGTCCCCTGGCGTCGTGGCGGATCCACCTCGTTGGACAACGGCGCCGGACTTTGCGAAGCCTGCAACCACACTAAAGAAAACCCGGGTTGGAGCAGCAAAACAGAGCCGGGCCGGAACGACACCGACTCCGTCCATACCTTGGAAGTCCGGACGCCCACCGGGCATAGCTACCGTTCCCAGGCTCCTCCCTTGCCGGGCCACCTGCGTGTCACGGCAGGTGGCACCTGA